In Proteiniborus ethanoligenes, a single window of DNA contains:
- the brxC gene encoding BREX system P-loop protein BrxC, with translation MQLRKMFYKEIDRDIKGVIKIGQDDESNVYQELEEYVVTRELAKHFSEFFEAYKKGINSYTDKIGVWISGFFGSGKSHFLKILSYLLENKEVKGQKAIHYFDDKIEDSMVLADIKMAGDTSADVILFNIDSKSDSTSKANKDAIVKVFMKVFNEMQGFCAALPWVAELERQLVKDGTYETFKAKFEELSGNTWEDSREDFYFEEDNIVKALSETTKMSEEAARSWYNKAEQNYTLSIEKFANLVKEYIESKGNNHHVVFLADEIGQYIGDDVGLMLNLQTVVEDLGTHCGGRAWVIVTSQQDIDSITKVKGNDFSKIQGRFNTRLILSSANVDEVIKKRILRKTDVAKDTLKLLYQDKEAILKNLITFSADTPEMKIYKTEEDFVNVYPFIPYQFNLLQSVFTGIRLHGASGKHLSEGERSLLSAFQESAIIYADSEIGTLIPFGAFYETVEAFLDSNIRTVIIKAEDNERLTKEDVEVLKVLFLIKYVKEMPSNIENIATLMVRHIDDDKIELKKQIEESLKRLLKETLIQKNGDEYIFLTHEEQDVNKEIQNIPIDMSETILKIGEEIFEGIYDEKKYRYNTRYHFDFNKIIDDRLLSPQKHEIGLKIITPYYDTGVELTDQELKLMSTRENNLIVKLPMDTTFLEEMEEVLKIKTYLMRKGGAAATPEIEEIKIRKSREVKERGDRVKSSLIEAIKSAELYANSQKLDIRAKNPVERINEGFKVLIESMYNKLSYITTFVESNKDLNDIILEDDMQLKITDDMPNKLAVDEVGGFVERNTDRNIPMTIKSIVSLYSKAPYGWKDLDIVGIVLRLFKAQEVKLQLGSEYINIFDKDLINYLTKRDYQDRLVIKKRTKVPAKYINNVKNLAKEVFDITAMPNDEDGLMERFKKLCEQELNMRSIDTNDYGIYFLLENYKNNIYYPGKEVLERGQKLFEEILALRDSTEFYEKVYELKDELLNYEEDVFEVKKFFKNQREQFDNAVKQLDIYKHNSTYVVDKETIKLIGEIERIVKSKEPYSEIHKLPNLIEQFINKFTELLEEECKPVRNVIKSDCEKVLNELSIYEFKDEFYGRFKGMFDNLLKRLDSANNFYEAIAMKEESDRIKIRCFDEINREKQRRKPPVIDNVPPTTSGEGETPPYVTKKTIHVSISNILHGAKEIETDKDIEEVLEQIRKSLKEQLTENTKLKLI, from the coding sequence ATGCAACTTAGGAAAATGTTTTATAAAGAGATTGATAGAGATATTAAAGGAGTTATTAAAATTGGACAAGATGATGAATCAAATGTCTATCAAGAGCTTGAAGAGTATGTTGTAACTAGAGAATTGGCTAAACACTTTAGTGAATTCTTTGAAGCATATAAAAAAGGCATAAATAGCTACACAGATAAAATTGGAGTATGGATATCAGGCTTCTTTGGAAGCGGTAAATCACACTTTTTAAAGATACTATCATATCTATTAGAAAATAAAGAAGTAAAGGGTCAAAAAGCTATTCATTATTTTGATGATAAAATAGAGGATTCTATGGTGCTAGCTGACATAAAAATGGCTGGAGACACTAGTGCAGATGTGATTTTATTTAATATAGATTCCAAATCAGACTCTACTTCAAAAGCGAATAAAGATGCTATTGTTAAAGTTTTTATGAAAGTATTTAATGAAATGCAAGGCTTTTGTGCTGCACTTCCCTGGGTTGCAGAACTAGAGAGGCAATTAGTAAAGGATGGTACATATGAAACTTTCAAAGCCAAATTTGAAGAGCTATCAGGTAACACTTGGGAAGATTCAAGAGAAGACTTTTATTTTGAAGAAGATAATATAGTAAAAGCACTATCAGAAACAACAAAAATGAGCGAGGAAGCAGCTAGAAGCTGGTACAACAAAGCAGAACAAAACTACACATTAAGTATAGAAAAGTTCGCTAACCTAGTAAAGGAATATATAGAATCAAAGGGAAACAATCATCATGTTGTTTTTCTAGCGGATGAAATAGGACAATACATAGGAGATGATGTAGGCCTAATGCTTAATCTCCAAACAGTAGTAGAGGACTTAGGTACACACTGCGGAGGAAGAGCATGGGTAATTGTTACATCACAACAGGATATAGACTCTATTACTAAAGTAAAAGGAAACGATTTTTCAAAAATTCAAGGAAGATTTAATACTAGACTTATTCTATCCTCAGCAAATGTAGACGAAGTAATAAAGAAAAGAATTCTTCGTAAAACGGATGTTGCTAAAGATACATTAAAACTACTATATCAAGATAAAGAAGCTATCCTAAAAAATCTAATCACTTTTTCAGCTGATACACCAGAAATGAAGATTTACAAAACAGAAGAAGACTTTGTAAATGTATATCCATTTATACCATATCAATTTAATTTGCTTCAATCCGTATTTACAGGTATTAGGCTACATGGAGCTAGTGGTAAACACTTGTCAGAAGGAGAACGTTCATTACTTAGTGCATTCCAAGAATCGGCTATTATCTATGCAGATAGTGAAATAGGTACACTTATACCATTTGGGGCTTTTTATGAAACTGTGGAAGCATTTTTAGATTCAAATATTAGAACAGTCATAATAAAAGCCGAGGATAATGAACGTTTAACAAAAGAAGATGTAGAAGTCTTAAAAGTACTATTTTTAATTAAATATGTAAAGGAAATGCCTTCAAATATAGAAAACATAGCTACTTTAATGGTTAGACATATTGACGATGACAAAATTGAACTAAAAAAACAAATAGAAGAATCCTTAAAGAGACTATTAAAAGAAACTCTAATCCAAAAAAATGGTGACGAGTATATTTTCCTTACTCATGAAGAACAGGATGTAAACAAGGAAATTCAAAATATACCTATTGATATGAGTGAAACTATATTAAAAATAGGAGAAGAAATCTTTGAGGGAATTTATGATGAAAAGAAATACAGATATAATACCAGGTATCATTTTGACTTTAATAAGATAATAGACGATAGGTTATTATCACCTCAAAAGCACGAAATAGGATTAAAGATTATAACTCCATATTATGATACAGGTGTAGAACTAACAGACCAAGAGCTTAAATTGATGTCCACAAGGGAAAACAATCTAATTGTAAAGCTGCCTATGGACACTACTTTCTTAGAGGAAATGGAAGAGGTATTAAAGATAAAAACCTATTTAATGAGAAAAGGTGGAGCTGCAGCTACTCCAGAAATAGAGGAAATTAAGATTAGAAAATCTAGGGAAGTAAAGGAAAGAGGAGACAGAGTAAAGTCATCACTTATTGAAGCTATAAAATCAGCAGAACTCTATGCTAACTCACAAAAACTAGACATTAGGGCAAAGAACCCAGTAGAGAGAATAAACGAAGGATTTAAAGTACTTATTGAGAGTATGTACAATAAACTTAGTTACATTACAACATTTGTGGAAAGCAACAAAGATCTAAACGATATTATATTAGAAGATGACATGCAGCTAAAAATAACAGATGATATGCCAAACAAATTAGCAGTGGATGAGGTTGGTGGTTTTGTTGAGAGAAACACAGATAGAAATATTCCTATGACAATAAAGTCTATAGTTAGTCTATATTCAAAGGCTCCTTATGGATGGAAAGACTTAGATATAGTAGGCATAGTACTAAGACTATTTAAAGCTCAAGAAGTGAAGCTACAGCTTGGAAGTGAATATATCAATATATTTGATAAGGATTTAATCAATTATCTCACTAAAAGAGACTATCAAGATAGACTAGTCATTAAGAAAAGAACTAAAGTTCCAGCAAAATATATAAACAACGTAAAAAACTTAGCCAAGGAAGTCTTTGATATTACGGCAATGCCAAATGATGAAGATGGTTTAATGGAAAGATTTAAAAAGCTATGTGAGCAAGAACTAAACATGAGAAGTATAGATACAAATGATTATGGAATATATTTTCTGCTAGAGAATTACAAAAATAATATATACTATCCAGGAAAAGAAGTATTAGAAAGAGGTCAAAAGCTATTTGAAGAAATATTAGCCCTAAGGGATAGCACAGAGTTTTATGAAAAAGTATATGAGTTAAAAGATGAGCTATTAAATTATGAAGAAGACGTATTTGAAGTAAAGAAGTTTTTCAAAAATCAAAGAGAACAGTTTGACAATGCTGTTAAGCAGTTAGACATATACAAACACAATAGCACCTATGTAGTTGACAAAGAAACTATCAAGTTAATTGGTGAAATAGAAAGAATAGTTAAATCAAAAGAGCCATACTCTGAAATTCATAAATTACCTAATTTAATAGAACAATTTATAAACAAATTTACAGAGTTACTGGAAGAAGAATGTAAGCCAGTTAGAAATGTAATTAAAAGTGATTGTGAAAAGGTATTAAATGAATTATCTATATATGAATTTAAGGATGAATTTTACGGTAGATTTAAAGGCATGTTCGATAATCTATTAAAACGCCTAGACAGTGCAAATAACTTCTATGAAGCAATCGCAATGAAGGAAGAATCAGATAGAATAAAGATTCGCTGCTTTGATGAAATAAACAGAGAAAAGCAGAGGAGAAAACCACCTGTAATAGACAATGTACCACCAACAACTTCAGGAGAAGGAGAGACACCACCATATGTAACTAAAAAAACTATACATGTAAGTATATCTAACATACTGCATGGTGCAAAGGAAATCGAGACTGATAAAGATATAGAAGAAGTATTAGAGCAAATTCGTAAGAGTCTAAAAGAGCAGCTAACTGAAAACACAAAACTAAAACTAATCTAA
- a CDS encoding DUF1819 family protein, whose amino-acid sequence MLQYTSILKARPFLYLELKKAISLKIQGFSELDIKNKSLEENIFSVNTETRKKEIASAVINRIQVLDDYILDKIVNGSLQTSKQLTIYSILKTDRLFFEFMKEVYREKILLKDYSIDDKDFNIFFRRKAEQSEKVASWQDYTYYKLKQVYKRILSEAGFIKNTKNEVKIIPQIIEEEVKNHLIDIGDRVYLEVMLGEM is encoded by the coding sequence ATGTTACAATATACATCGATTTTGAAAGCCAGACCTTTTCTATATCTAGAACTAAAAAAAGCCATATCATTGAAAATTCAAGGATTTAGTGAACTAGATATAAAAAACAAATCATTAGAAGAGAATATTTTCTCTGTCAATACAGAAACCAGAAAAAAAGAAATTGCTTCAGCAGTTATTAATAGAATACAAGTATTAGATGATTACATATTAGATAAAATCGTAAATGGTAGCTTACAAACAAGCAAGCAGCTAACTATTTATAGCATACTCAAAACAGACAGGCTTTTTTTCGAATTTATGAAAGAAGTCTATAGAGAAAAGATACTATTAAAAGATTACAGCATAGACGACAAAGATTTTAATATATTCTTTAGAAGAAAAGCGGAGCAAAGTGAAAAAGTTGCATCATGGCAGGATTATACCTATTACAAGCTTAAACAAGTATATAAAAGAATTCTATCAGAAGCAGGATTCATCAAAAACACAAAAAATGAAGTAAAAATTATACCTCAGATAATAGAGGAAGAAGTTAAAAATCATCTAATAGATATAGGTGATAGAGTATACCTAGAAGTCATGTTGGGGGAGATGTAA
- a CDS encoding 3'-5' exonuclease, with protein MNVDIAITKTYLTALSKLPKSKQKKANNFFEKFKLNPDSASINYEDIIDMKDDKVRTVRIDQKYRAIIIHPPEGNVYLFVYIDNHDEAMDWAKNKIFNVNSSTSAIQVVDLTIGKKEVVPSEEEIESQDKGELSIADIYTQDELISIGIPKLVLPVLSFIKTDEDLVKHVKEYVSEDIYEILSFCLEGIDIEEIKECFSIENDFVPKTMHEAINKDINKSYIKVISEEDVISKVLDDPIDLWRIFIHPQQNKYVIGNNGNYKGSFQLKGSAGTGKTVVAMHRAKYLAENVYTSREDKILFTTYSKKLTKSVEYNLKNMCNLESLNRIEVINLHSWIAKYLKEHNISFKIIDDETRAIFIESAITRVGLEQDYTLSDVITEIDVVLSYHQVMDLDSYLRVSRNGAFKKLGRSQRKEVWNIISEYLEMLHESDFTEWWIIIKDVIHMISRKKDINYSAIIIDEAQDFGMPEYRLIRALIDEKENDLFIVGDIRQRIYSVNSNFSKCGINIKGNRTRELKINYRNTLEISQQAEKIIRGVNFTDFDSDTFQDKSSKCVMRGKRPIINNFPSQYEESNYVLEEIRKIVSSGINYSEIAIVSRVNSYLSIIKDTLNKAMIRTISLEEVNPISQNNVYIGTMHGIKGFEFKVVFLVGMNESMIPYKNQLDKLEYHREIEEYENKERSLLYVAMTRARDQLYILSSNQISKWIEKIS; from the coding sequence ATGAATGTTGATATTGCAATAACAAAAACTTATTTAACGGCGTTGTCTAAGCTACCAAAATCAAAACAAAAAAAAGCAAATAACTTTTTCGAAAAATTCAAATTGAACCCTGATTCTGCATCCATAAATTATGAAGATATTATTGATATGAAAGATGATAAAGTGAGAACCGTTCGGATTGATCAAAAATACCGAGCAATTATCATTCATCCTCCTGAAGGAAATGTTTATTTATTTGTATACATTGACAATCATGATGAAGCAATGGATTGGGCTAAAAATAAGATCTTTAATGTTAATAGTAGCACTTCGGCAATTCAGGTAGTAGACCTAACTATAGGAAAAAAAGAAGTAGTTCCATCAGAAGAAGAAATTGAGAGTCAAGACAAAGGTGAATTAAGTATAGCTGACATATACACTCAAGATGAATTGATTTCAATAGGTATTCCTAAACTTGTACTTCCTGTATTATCTTTTATCAAAACTGACGAAGACTTGGTGAAGCATGTGAAGGAATATGTTTCTGAGGATATCTATGAAATATTGAGTTTTTGCCTAGAAGGTATAGATATAGAAGAAATTAAAGAATGTTTCAGTATTGAAAATGATTTTGTACCGAAAACAATGCATGAAGCAATAAATAAAGATATTAATAAATCTTATATAAAAGTTATTTCTGAGGAAGATGTAATTTCAAAAGTCTTAGATGACCCTATAGACTTATGGCGTATTTTTATACATCCTCAACAAAACAAGTATGTAATAGGCAATAATGGAAATTATAAAGGGAGCTTTCAGCTAAAAGGATCTGCAGGAACAGGTAAGACTGTTGTAGCAATGCATAGAGCTAAATACCTTGCTGAAAATGTTTATACAAGTAGAGAAGATAAGATTCTATTTACAACATACTCTAAAAAATTAACTAAATCAGTAGAGTATAACCTCAAAAATATGTGCAACTTAGAAAGTTTGAATAGGATTGAAGTGATCAATTTGCATTCATGGATTGCTAAGTACCTTAAAGAACATAATATCTCATTTAAAATAATTGATGATGAAACTCGTGCTATATTTATAGAATCAGCAATAACAAGAGTAGGGTTAGAACAGGACTATACACTTTCAGATGTAATTACAGAAATAGATGTTGTATTAAGTTATCACCAGGTTATGGATTTGGACTCATACCTAAGAGTAAGTAGAAACGGTGCATTTAAAAAGCTTGGAAGAAGCCAAAGAAAAGAAGTTTGGAATATTATATCTGAGTACCTTGAAATGCTTCATGAATCTGATTTTACTGAATGGTGGATTATTATTAAGGATGTAATACATATGATAAGTAGAAAAAAAGATATAAACTATTCAGCCATAATTATTGATGAAGCTCAAGATTTTGGGATGCCAGAGTATAGACTAATAAGAGCTTTAATTGATGAAAAAGAAAATGATTTATTTATTGTGGGTGATATTAGACAAAGAATTTATTCTGTAAACTCTAACTTTTCAAAATGTGGCATTAATATTAAAGGTAATAGAACAAGAGAACTTAAAATAAATTATAGGAATACTTTGGAGATTAGTCAGCAAGCAGAAAAAATTATTAGAGGTGTTAATTTCACAGATTTTGATTCGGATACTTTTCAAGACAAGTCTTCAAAGTGTGTGATGAGAGGTAAAAGACCGATAATTAATAATTTCCCTAGCCAATATGAAGAGAGTAATTATGTACTTGAGGAAATAAGAAAGATAGTTAGTTCTGGTATTAATTATAGTGAAATTGCAATTGTTTCGAGAGTAAATAGTTACTTAAGTATTATAAAAGATACCTTGAACAAGGCGATGATAAGAACAATATCTCTTGAAGAAGTTAATCCTATTAGTCAAAACAATGTTTATATAGGGACTATGCACGGAATCAAAGGATTTGAGTTTAAAGTAGTTTTTCTGGTTGGAATGAACGAAAGTATGATTCCATATAAGAATCAATTGGACAAGTTAGAATATCATAGAGAAATAGAAGAATATGAAAATAAGGAGCGTTCATTATTATATGTTGCTATGACAAGAGCACGAGATCAGTTATATATTTTGAGTAGTAATCAGATATCAAAATGGATAGAAAAAATAAGTTAA
- a CDS encoding YkvA family protein has protein sequence MKSIIILVPDLFYLLWKISLDPSLPQKYKGKVVYAILYFLSPIDIIPDALGAWALIDDAFVAITIINALINELDQEYIQQFWYGDPNVLSNLQALVKECDNLLVFIDKELIPRVLGKNDEPLIK, from the coding sequence TTGAAAAGTATAATTATATTAGTTCCAGACTTATTCTATTTACTATGGAAAATATCTTTAGACCCCTCGCTCCCCCAAAAATATAAAGGAAAAGTTGTATATGCTATTTTATATTTCTTAAGCCCTATCGATATCATACCCGATGCATTAGGAGCTTGGGCACTTATAGATGATGCCTTTGTTGCAATAACTATTATAAACGCTTTAATAAATGAACTTGATCAAGAATATATTCAACAATTCTGGTATGGCGATCCTAATGTGTTAAGTAATTTGCAAGCCTTAGTAAAAGAATGTGATAACCTACTTGTATTCATTGATAAAGAACTCATCCCTAGGGTGCTTGGGAAAAATGATGAACCATTAATTAAATGA
- a CDS encoding DUF1788 domain-containing protein — MDIYERLDKILPKLQEKRFRENKGLGNEIGYYIFDYDPSDELIVREHIKYLKQKINNESSEIKIKEFDLYEIMLEVLESKGYLNKVLDMEKQKGTEHILNAIKKTLRLTQNNDLVVEYIRDRVEKNDIVFLTGVGKAWPIIRSHTVLNTLHSVIDEVPLIMFFPGVYDGLELKLFDEIKDDNYYRAFKLIER, encoded by the coding sequence ATGGATATATATGAAAGACTAGACAAGATTCTTCCAAAGCTACAGGAGAAGAGATTTAGAGAAAACAAAGGACTAGGCAATGAAATAGGATATTATATATTTGACTATGACCCTAGTGATGAGCTTATAGTTAGGGAGCATATTAAATACCTAAAGCAGAAAATAAATAATGAAAGCTCAGAAATAAAAATAAAAGAGTTCGATCTATATGAGATCATGTTAGAGGTTCTAGAAAGCAAAGGGTACTTAAACAAGGTTCTTGATATGGAAAAACAAAAAGGCACAGAGCACATACTAAACGCTATTAAGAAAACCCTTAGATTAACTCAAAATAATGATCTAGTAGTAGAGTATATAAGAGATAGAGTAGAAAAAAATGACATAGTATTTTTAACAGGTGTAGGGAAAGCATGGCCTATTATCAGATCACATACAGTTTTAAACACACTACATTCAGTAATAGATGAAGTACCACTCATAATGTTTTTTCCAGGGGTATATGATGGACTTGAGCTTAAGTTATTTGATGAAATAAAGGACGACAATTATTATAGGGCATTTAAGTTGATTGAAAGATAA